A window from Fibrobacter sp. UWB11 encodes these proteins:
- a CDS encoding AAA family ATPase: MSVRINARELESLLAATPASQNIMLTGKHGIGKSQILEKFFTARGERVVILFLGQMSDPGDLIGLPRLDETTGKTLFMPPYWFPTDGKPVVLFLDELNRARPEVLQTIMDLTLNRTLAGRKLPEGSRVISAVNDGEEYQLTDLDPALVSRFNIYEFKPTTQEWLLWAAKAGLDSRVIDFISENPEMLDGAAFTREDQGLEKSPDRRGWERVSNVLQTNEVTPLLKIVIAGIVGMPAATKFFATINQKRLPSAKEILLGDFAKLQTALKKCSTPELASVNESILRFIETKSYDEKDDAKVSKNVAAYFEFLSGENFREAQAHFANLYSSSLYPSTMTFVIMQCPDLYKKITAFVKSI; this comes from the coding sequence ATGTCGGTAAGGATCAATGCGCGGGAATTGGAAAGTTTGTTGGCTGCGACTCCCGCATCGCAGAACATTATGCTCACGGGCAAACACGGAATCGGCAAGTCGCAGATTCTGGAGAAGTTCTTTACAGCCCGCGGCGAGCGTGTGGTGATTCTGTTCTTGGGGCAGATGAGTGATCCGGGTGACTTGATTGGGCTTCCGCGGCTTGACGAGACAACCGGAAAGACTCTGTTTATGCCGCCTTACTGGTTTCCGACCGATGGCAAGCCAGTGGTGCTGTTTTTGGATGAACTGAACCGCGCCCGCCCTGAGGTGTTGCAGACAATCATGGACTTGACGCTGAATCGTACACTTGCGGGCCGAAAGTTACCCGAAGGTTCTCGTGTGATTAGTGCGGTGAACGATGGTGAGGAATACCAGTTGACCGATTTGGATCCGGCGCTCGTGAGCCGTTTTAATATCTACGAATTCAAGCCCACTACGCAGGAATGGTTGCTGTGGGCGGCGAAGGCGGGGCTCGATTCTCGCGTAATAGACTTTATTTCGGAAAATCCAGAAATGCTCGATGGGGCCGCCTTTACTCGCGAAGATCAAGGACTTGAAAAATCACCTGACCGCCGCGGATGGGAACGAGTATCGAATGTGCTGCAGACGAACGAGGTGACGCCGCTTTTAAAGATTGTAATTGCGGGTATTGTCGGCATGCCTGCAGCAACCAAGTTCTTTGCGACAATCAACCAAAAACGTTTGCCTAGCGCAAAGGAAATTTTGCTCGGCGATTTCGCAAAGTTGCAAACAGCGCTCAAGAAATGCTCAACGCCGGAACTTGCCTCAGTGAACGAATCGATTCTTCGCTTTATCGAGACGAAGAGTTATGATGAGAAGGATGATGCGAAGGTATCGAAGAACGTTGCTGCATATTTTGAATTCCTTTCGGGTGAAAATTTTCGCGAGGCGCAGGCTCATTTTGCGAACCTGTATTCTTCTTCGCTGTACCCGTCGACGATGACATTTGTGATTATGCAGTGCCCGGATTTGTATAAGAAGATTACGGCATTTGTTAAGTCAATTTAA